A part of Pectobacterium cacticida genomic DNA contains:
- a CDS encoding ABC transporter substrate-binding protein — protein sequence MKKAILHTLIASSLALLAAPSFAADQIELRMSWWGGNSRHQQTLKAIEEFHKQHPNITVKAEYTGWDGHLSRLTTQIAGKTEPDVMQTNWNWLPIFSKNGDGFYDLNKVKDTLDLTQFDAKELQNTTVNGKLNGIPISVTARVFYYNTETWKKAGLEYPKTWDELMNAGKVFKEKLGDQYYPIVLEHQDTLALLNSYMVQKYNIPAIDVKSQKFSYSEAQWNEFFGMYKKLIDAHVMPDAKYYASYGKSNMYEMKPWITGEWSGTYMWNSTITKYSDNLQPPAKLELGNYPMLPGAKDAGLFFKPAQMLSIGKSTKHPKEAAQLINFLLNSKEGVQALGLERGVPLSKAAVAQLTADGVIQDDAPAVSGLKLALTLPHEVPVSPYFDDPQIVTLFNDAIQSIDYGQKTVEEAAKYFQRQSERILRRAMR from the coding sequence ATGAAAAAAGCGATCCTACACACGTTAATAGCTTCATCTCTGGCATTGCTGGCGGCACCATCTTTTGCAGCCGATCAGATTGAGTTGAGGATGTCCTGGTGGGGCGGCAATAGCCGTCACCAGCAAACGCTCAAAGCGATTGAGGAGTTTCATAAGCAACATCCTAATATTACCGTAAAAGCCGAATACACCGGATGGGATGGGCACTTGTCCCGTTTGACAACGCAGATTGCCGGTAAAACAGAGCCTGATGTCATGCAGACTAACTGGAACTGGTTGCCGATTTTCTCTAAAAATGGTGATGGTTTTTACGATCTGAATAAAGTGAAAGACACCCTGGATCTGACACAATTTGACGCTAAAGAGCTGCAAAATACGACAGTGAACGGCAAGCTAAACGGCATTCCGATTTCCGTTACTGCCCGTGTCTTTTATTACAACACGGAAACCTGGAAAAAAGCAGGTCTGGAATATCCAAAAACCTGGGATGAGCTGATGAATGCCGGTAAGGTATTCAAAGAAAAGCTGGGCGACCAATACTACCCTATCGTATTGGAACACCAGGATACTCTGGCGCTACTGAATTCGTACATGGTGCAGAAGTACAATATTCCAGCTATTGATGTGAAGAGTCAAAAATTCTCCTATAGCGAAGCGCAATGGAATGAATTCTTTGGGATGTATAAGAAACTGATCGACGCCCATGTCATGCCTGATGCGAAATACTATGCCTCTTATGGCAAGAGCAACATGTATGAAATGAAACCCTGGATCACTGGCGAATGGTCAGGCACATACATGTGGAACTCCACTATCACTAAGTACTCCGATAATCTACAACCGCCAGCAAAACTGGAGCTGGGTAACTATCCAATGTTGCCCGGCGCGAAAGATGCCGGATTGTTTTTCAAGCCTGCACAGATGCTATCTATCGGCAAGTCAACCAAGCATCCTAAGGAAGCCGCTCAGTTGATTAATTTCCTGCTAAATAGCAAGGAAGGCGTTCAGGCTCTGGGGCTGGAACGGGGTGTACCGTTAAGTAAAGCGGCTGTCGCTCAGTTGACTGCGGATGGCGTTATCCAGGATGATGCGCCGGCGGTATCAGGATTGAAACTCGCGCTGACATTGCCTCACGAGGTACCGGTTTCACCTTATTTTGACGATCCGCAAATCGTCACGTTGTTTAATGATGCCATCCAGTCTATTGACTATGGTCAGAAAACTGTGGAAGAAGCGGCAAAATACTTCCAACGTCAATCTGAACGTATTTTAAGACGTGCAATGAGATAA